In Lolium perenne isolate Kyuss_39 chromosome 5, Kyuss_2.0, whole genome shotgun sequence, the sequence ACTAAACACAGTTATTATTGGAGGGTACAATGTTAGACGAGTCAGTTTATCCACCACACCACAATGAATACGTCCAAGCATGTGACAACAACACCAACTATATGTATAACTCAGAAAGGTATTTAAGTTATGACAACTTTATTAAAACTTGTACAATATATTCTCAAACTATAGCACCGGGTCCACCATAGAAAATATGCATACCATTGTGATCGACTTTATAACCGTCCACTGTATATTTGTATTTGTCACTAGTCTGAGGAAAGGCTTTTTTATCATTTGGAGTAACAAGCTTGTTGTCATTATCTACAACTTGGATATATCCTATGCAAGCAGCTTTTCCAAATCCTTCGCGAGCAAAATGACCACTGCCCATTTGTGGCGAGTCTGATGAGGCCGTAGGACCACGAACTACTCCACCCCAGAATGCAAAGTTACCTTTGTCCTTCATGAAATGGAAAATTTGCCTGGGCCAATATCCAATAGGTGTATTACCATGCGCCGTCACCCACCAATTTTTTGTCATTGGGTCCTAATTATATCATGGTTTCACGGTAAAGATTTCACCATAGTTGAAGTCAATAGATATAATAGCATGATCAAATTAGCCTTATCATTGTACACATATAATAATAAAAACGATAAGAGGGATATATTTGGTAGTCTTGTCCCTATGCTAAAATAGTTGACACGATGAAAGGTTTTTTAATGATACTGAGTTATTGAATGGTCTTGTCACTAACATGATTTGCTTACGTAATTACTTTAGGTTAGAAAATTTGTATGAATAGATCATTTGTGTATTTGATAGGATAAAATACGAGTAATAGAAGAAATATTGACATGATGTTACCTTGAAAATCATTACATCTATTTCATATTGTTGTCCGTTATAAATGGAAACTGGACGTATTCTTCCCCCGAGGCCAATGTTTGGGTTCACTTGTACAAATGCGGGACACTGGAGATCCACACAAGACTTGTTTACCAGGCCATCATCCTTTGAAAAATGTGGCCCAATATCAGTACGAAACTATATCATTGTAAATCACTAATCAGTCAAACATAGGCATccaaataataaaatagttatgcaTTACCCAATAAACATGAAACCTAGCAAAGCTATCACCACTGTATCTTGGAGATACAAAAGAACCAGCACCTATCCCATCTGCACGACCAACTTTTTGCCTCCCGTTAATTTGCACCCATGATGAGGTAAGATCCTTGCTGTTTTTCGTCAACTTCGGCTCATAGACAATTATTCTAGCCCGTGTcccatacaacacatccaaatacaTGATTCCTGCCTCCTACAAGCCAAAAATAATAATCACACTTTTACATCAATAATACTAAAACTTACACAAACACTTCAAATAATCAATATGGAACTATATATGTCGAACAAATAAATTGTATTTccttctacactagtggcaacaagaATCTGAAAGTTTAAAATTTAAGTCCATTATTGTTTACAAATTAGTTATTTGGTTACTTATTTTGATTATCCTAGACCATATATTCCATCTAAATCGTTAACTTAATGGGTAATCTCCTAAAATTTAGGTATATAATTAGTATTTTCACTCGCCGTGTTGGTGGCATCTATGATTTACACTTTCTATGCATTAAACAAATCCAAGGAAATGTGTATATTATAACCTTGCATGATAACTAGACCACACCAAGCACAAATTTCAATCATTCGTAAAAGAAGTTACCTCTTGTTGTTCATCGTGGCTAATAATTTCGTCAATAGTTTGTACTTCCACGTGGTCCGTTCTTTTGTTACGTAGTATTGGGATCGTGCCTATAGGGCACTCAACGATAGGCAACTCTGCTCGTGGGATGTCGTACATCCCGGGATATTCGGTATACACACTTGATGGGAAAGAACTTGGTTCCATCTAATTAATGGAAAATAAATCAATACTACATGATAAAATATTTTGAAAGCATTTAAATATATCTACCAAACGAGTGGAACTTTACATTTTCATTATATGATGCCCATATAGAAAGATAATAGGTTTCATATCTAGTGTTAAATCAAAATATAATGAGCATAGATAGTAATTCATGAATACTTCGGCTGTACCAATAGCTAATTTGTGAAGCATAAGTATACAAACCAAAGTTCAATAAGTGGCTACCGTTATTGCATATGGTCCTTGTACAACTATAGATAATATAATTGAGATATATTACAATACATTTATGGATTCCTCAGACATAAGTGTTGCCATCTGATTTAGCCCCTACATGAAATTAATGATATCTTTATAATAAAAACTTGCCTGAATTTTATGGTCTTTCAGCGTTGGATGGTTAAAGGCTGGTTGTAGATCTACATCAACGCAATCATAGACATCTCCACCTTCAACCT encodes:
- the LOC127298425 gene encoding protein neprosin-like; translated protein: MIKKPSIRVTILLVYLILALRGKEVKCIQRGGKATGIPMNQQVNKTILVEGGDVYDCVDVDLQPAFNHPTLKDHKIQMEPSSFPSSVYTEYPGMYDIPRAELPIVECPIGTIPILRNKRTDHVEVQTIDEIISHDEQQEEAGIMYLDVLYGTRARIIVYEPKLTKNSKDLTSSWVQINGRQKVGRADGIGAGSFVSPRYSGDSFARFHVYWDDGLVNKSCVDLQCPAFVQVNPNIGLGGRIRPVSIYNGQQYEIDVMIFKDPMTKNWWVTAHGNTPIGYWPRQIFHFMKDKGNFAFWGGVVRGPTASSDSPQMGSGHFAREGFGKAACIGYIQVVDNDNKLVTPNDKKAFPQTSDKYKYTVDGYKVDHNGMHIFYGGPGAIV